In Phycisphaerales bacterium, the sequence GGGCATGATCCGGTGACGCGCAAAGTCCAGCGTCATCGCGTTCGCCTGTACCGAGTCGCTCGCGAATAATTGCTCGATGTAGTGCGACACGATCTCCGTCCCGCGCCCCGGCTCGTGGTTCACCATCCGGAAGAGGTTCTCAAGGTCCAGGCGACGCCCGTTCACCAGGAGTTCGCGAGGGCCCACCAGGTCGATCGAGTACCCGGGTTGACGCTCGCGCAGCATCGTCGCGACCTGTTCGGCAAAGGCTTCCGGCTCGTGAGGCATGAGACCCATCCGCGCTCTCCCCCGCTGTCGTCCGTGGGCCTCTCACCACAGAAGCGGGGCCGCTCCACGCGTACCCACCACGCCCCTCCGGCGGTGCCGTGGGCCAACCATCGACCGATGCGACCCCGATCTGAACCTCCCGTTCGGGTTCTCGAGTCAGACCGCCTGTGATTCCGGTCCAAACGGTCCGAGACGCGCCGACTCACACCTCGAACAGACGAAAGCCGCATCGGCGTCACCGCCTATAATCACCGCTCGACCCAGACTACACCCACCTTCCCCGGGCACTTTCTGCCGCTTCGATCGACGACCCCACCTGAACCATCGCCCACCAAAGCCTCTACCCGACCACACAACCCTCCGGACACGCCCTACCCCAGCGTGATATCCTCCAACCAAGGATCGTCCGGAAAGATACCGAACGTACCTTCAAGCACCGGCTCAACGAGCCCTCTTCGGAGAATCACTGTGACCGAACAGGAAATCGAATCCAAGGTCATCGAGATCGTCGCCCAGCAACTCGGGCACGACAAGGCCAAAATCAGCCGGACCATGAGCTTCACCGAAGATCTGAACGCCGACAGCCTCGATCAGGTCGAACTCGTCATGGAACTCGAGGAAGCCTTCGAGACCGACATCCCCGACGAGCAGGCCGAGAAGATCAAAACCGTCGGCGACGCGGTGGACTTCATCAAGACCCAGCACGGGGTCGAATAACCCGTCTCCACGGGCCCGCCGCCCGACCCCTGTTGACGGGCGAGTCCAACCACCTCCCCTCGGAGCCGCACGCGCCGTGAGCCTCAACCCAGCCCAACCCAACGAGCGCCGGGTCGTCATCACGGGCATGGGCGCCATCACCAACCTCGGGCTCAACGCCAGGGACACCTGGGCGGGCATGCGCGAGGGCCGATCCGGCATCACCACCCTCGAAGGCGACGACTTCACCAAGTACAAGAACTGGACCGTCTCCGTCGCCGGGCAGGTCAAGGACTGGGATCCCACCCCCCTCATCGACGTCCGCGAGCAGCGCCGCATGGACCGCTTCTCGCAACTGGGCGTCTGCGCCGCCCACGAGGCCATCCAGCACTCGGGGATCGACTTCGCCAAGGAAGACCCCGAACGCTGCGGCGTCGTCATCGGCGCCGGAATCGGCGGCATCAAGACCATCGAGGATGGCGTCATCACGCTCTCCGCCAAAGGTCCAGACCGCATCAGCCCCTTCACCGTCCCGCGCCTCATGGCCAACGCCGCCGCGGGCAACATCTCCATCCGCTTCAATCTCCAAGGACCCGCCTCCACCCACGCCACGGCCTGCGCGAGTTCGGGGCACGCGATCAGCGACGCCGTCGTCGCCCTGCAACGCGGCTGGGCCGATGTCATGCTCGCCGGCGGCGCCGAGGCCGCCTGCACGCCCCTCTGCATCGGCGCGTTCATGGTGATGAAGGCCCTGAGCACCAACAAGGACGCCTCGGGCGCCAGCCGTCCCTTCGACAAGAACCGCGACGGCTTCGTCCTCGCCGAAGGCTCGGCCCTCTATGTCCTCGAGACCCTCGAGCACGCCAAGGCCCGCGGCGCGAACATCCTCGCCGAGATCGTCGGCTGCGGCAACAGCAACGACGCCGGGCACATCACCGCGCCCGACGAGCAAGGCCGCGGCGCCGCCCGCTCCATGAAACTCGCGCTCATGGACGCCCGCCTGAACACGGGCCAGATCGACTACATCAATGCCCACGGCACATCCACACCCCTGGGCGACAAGGCCGAGGTCGCCGCCGTCCTCTCCACCTTCAAGGACCACGCCCGCAAATCCGCCGGCGGCAAACTCCTCATGAGTTCCACCAAATCCATGCACGGGCACGGCCTTGGAGCCTCTGGAGCCATCGAGACTGTCGCCTGCATCCACGCCGTTCGCGACGGCGTCATCGCCCCCACCATCAACCTCCACGAGCCGGACGAGGGCTTCGACATCGACCTCGTCCCCCTCCACGCCCGCGAGCGGCGCATCAAGTACGCCATGAACAACACCTTCGGCTTCGGCGGGCACAACGTCACACTCATCATCGCCCGCTTCGAGGGCTGAGCAGACTCTCCAAAACTCACGACACACAATATCTCGTGGCACAGGCGTCCCGCCTGTGTCTACTACTTCTACTTCTTCTCGCCGCTACGTCGGCAACCCAAGGTCGTCGCCGCCCATCTCGTCGTCCGCGTCCGGCCCGCCACCATCGCGGAACCCCGACACAGGCCCCGTCTTCTTCCCAGGCGAGAACGCCACGCTCCCAGGCTCGAACGGCGAGCCGAAACTCTGCGCCGCCTGACTCGGCGACGAGTATCCCGAGGCCTGCCCGCTCGGTCTCGCCTCCATCATCGATCCCCCACCAATCGAGCCGCCCATCCCGCCGCCGCCGAACGAGTGCGGCTCCATCGCCGTCGCGTCGTAGTTCATGAACCGCGTCCGCCGGTTGTCCCACTTGAGTTCCACGATCCCCGTCGGCCCGTTACGCTGCTTCGCGATGATCAACTCCGCCATCCCCACCTTCGTCGGGTTCTCGATCGCCCAGTCCTGGTTCTGGACGTGGTAATACTCCTCGCGGTGAAGCAGGATGATCACGTCGGCGTCCTGCTCGATCGACCCCGACTCGCGAAGGTCGCTCATGCGCGGGCGATTCCCCTCGCGCTGCTCGCTGGCGCGGTTCAACTGCGAGAGGCAGATCACCGGCACGTTCAACTCGCGCGCCAGCGCCTTCACACCGCGCGAGATCGCCGACACTTCGACCTGCCGGCTCTCGCGCGCCGCCCCCGGCGCCGTCATCAACTGGAGATAGTCGATCATGATGACCTTCACGCCGTGCTGCGCCACCATTCGCCGCGCCCGCGCGCGCAGCGACAGCACCGTGAGGTTCGGCGTGTCGTCGATGTACACCGGCGCGTTCTTGAGATCGTCCGCCGCCTCCAGCAGCCGCCGGAAGTCGTCATCGGGAATCCGATGCCCGCCGCGCAGCATCTGCGACGAGACCCCAGACCGCGCGCTCAGCATGCGCTGCACGAGCGCGTTCTTCCCCATTTCCAGGCTGAATATCGCCGTCGGCACGCTCCGGGTCGCCGCCGCCCCGGGGACGGGCACGCCCCCGATGGAAATCTGCTCCGCCATGTTCAGCGCCAGCGCCGTCTTCCCCATCGACGGCCGCGCCGCGACGATGATCAACTCGCCCGGCTGCAACCCCGCGAGCAGTTTGTCCAACTCGTGGTAACTCGTCTTGATCCCCTGCCCGCCCGTCCCGTCGAAGTCCGCCGCCTCGATCCGCTGCATCTCCGCGTCGAGCAACTCCGACAAACTCTGCGGGTCCGCCGATTCCTGCTCCTGCGCGATGTCGAAGACCATGGTCTCGGCCTTGTCGAGCACCTCCTTCGCCCCCTCGGGACCAAGATCCCCCGAGTGATACGCGTCGTACAGGATCTGCCCCGCCGCGTCGATCAACCGACGCAACTTCGCTTTCTCCGCCACGATCCGCGCATAGTGCTTCGCGTTCGCCGCGCTCGGAACGGCCTCGGCCAACTCCCGCAGATAATCATCCCCCCCGATCAACTCCAACTGGTTCTTGCTCCGCAGCGTGTCCTGCAGCATCACCAGGTCGCCGTCGCTCCGCGCGTCGTACACCTCCACCAGCGCCCGGAAGATGTGCCCGTGCGCCTCGGTGTAGAAGTCTTCGCCACTCTTGATGTGCGACAAGACGTCCGCGATCATCCGCGGGTCGAGGATCATCGAGCCCAGCAGCGACATCTCCGCCTCGACGCTTCGAGGCGGATCCTTCTCAAACAGTCGCTGCGCCGAAACCCCCGGCCCCGCCCCGCCGCGCCCTCGTCCACGACCATCCCTGTTGAAACGGCTCTCGCCCACTGCGTCCATGCGGCCCTCCAGATGTGGTTGTAGGCGCTTCCCGCCCTCGCACACCCGACAACTTCCCCACACCCCGTCCTAGGCTTTCCTAAGGGCATTCCACTCCATCTCCTTCACCCCCTCGTGGCGCGGGCTCTCGCCTGTGTCTACTCCTACTTCCGCAACTCTCCTCGATGCCCTTTGGGACATTGTTTCTCTCCCCAAGGAGCCGCCCATGAACCCCTCCAATCCCGCCATTCCAGTCCCCGAGGCCCTCCTCGAACACCTCCGAT encodes:
- the acpP gene encoding acyl carrier protein produces the protein MTEQEIESKVIEIVAQQLGHDKAKISRTMSFTEDLNADSLDQVELVMELEEAFETDIPDEQAEKIKTVGDAVDFIKTQHGVE
- the fabF gene encoding beta-ketoacyl-ACP synthase II — protein: MGAITNLGLNARDTWAGMREGRSGITTLEGDDFTKYKNWTVSVAGQVKDWDPTPLIDVREQRRMDRFSQLGVCAAHEAIQHSGIDFAKEDPERCGVVIGAGIGGIKTIEDGVITLSAKGPDRISPFTVPRLMANAAAGNISIRFNLQGPASTHATACASSGHAISDAVVALQRGWADVMLAGGAEAACTPLCIGAFMVMKALSTNKDASGASRPFDKNRDGFVLAEGSALYVLETLEHAKARGANILAEIVGCGNSNDAGHITAPDEQGRGAARSMKLALMDARLNTGQIDYINAHGTSTPLGDKAEVAAVLSTFKDHARKSAGGKLLMSSTKSMHGHGLGASGAIETVACIHAVRDGVIAPTINLHEPDEGFDIDLVPLHARERRIKYAMNNTFGFGGHNVTLIIARFEG
- the dnaB gene encoding replicative DNA helicase, with the protein product MDAVGESRFNRDGRGRGRGGAGPGVSAQRLFEKDPPRSVEAEMSLLGSMILDPRMIADVLSHIKSGEDFYTEAHGHIFRALVEVYDARSDGDLVMLQDTLRSKNQLELIGGDDYLRELAEAVPSAANAKHYARIVAEKAKLRRLIDAAGQILYDAYHSGDLGPEGAKEVLDKAETMVFDIAQEQESADPQSLSELLDAEMQRIEAADFDGTGGQGIKTSYHELDKLLAGLQPGELIIVAARPSMGKTALALNMAEQISIGGVPVPGAAATRSVPTAIFSLEMGKNALVQRMLSARSGVSSQMLRGGHRIPDDDFRRLLEAADDLKNAPVYIDDTPNLTVLSLRARARRMVAQHGVKVIMIDYLQLMTAPGAARESRQVEVSAISRGVKALARELNVPVICLSQLNRASEQREGNRPRMSDLRESGSIEQDADVIILLHREEYYHVQNQDWAIENPTKVGMAELIIAKQRNGPTGIVELKWDNRRTRFMNYDATAMEPHSFGGGGMGGSIGGGSMMEARPSGQASGYSSPSQAAQSFGSPFEPGSVAFSPGKKTGPVSGFRDGGGPDADDEMGGDDLGLPT